Proteins encoded together in one Luteimonas fraxinea window:
- the hemB gene encoding porphobilinogen synthase: MAPLDTRMRRMRRDDFSRRLMRESTLTADDLIYPVFVHEADGRVAIPSMPGVERLSIEELLRVAETASELRIPALALFPVTAPEAKSLDAVAAWDDDGLCQRAIRALKSRFPELGVITDVALDPYTSHGQDGITDAGGYVVNDITVDALVQQALSHARAGADVVAPSDMMDGRIGAIRDALEAEGHVHTRILAYAAKYASAFYGPFRDAVGSSGALGKADKSTYQMDPGNSDEAMREIAQDLDEGADMVMVKPGMPYLDIVRRAKDEFGVPVFAYQVSGEYAMLKAAAANGWLDERKCALEALLGFKRAGADGVLTYFALDAARWLREG; encoded by the coding sequence ATGGCCCCACTCGATACCCGCATGCGGCGGATGCGCCGCGACGACTTCTCGCGCCGGCTGATGCGCGAATCCACGCTGACCGCCGACGACCTGATCTATCCGGTGTTCGTGCACGAGGCCGACGGCCGCGTTGCGATCCCGTCGATGCCGGGCGTCGAGCGTCTGTCGATCGAAGAACTCCTGCGCGTCGCCGAGACCGCGAGCGAACTGCGCATTCCGGCGCTCGCCCTGTTCCCGGTCACAGCGCCCGAGGCCAAGTCGCTCGACGCGGTCGCTGCCTGGGACGACGACGGCCTGTGCCAGCGCGCGATCCGCGCGCTGAAGTCGCGCTTTCCGGAACTCGGCGTCATCACCGACGTCGCGCTCGATCCCTACACCTCGCACGGCCAGGACGGCATCACCGATGCCGGCGGCTACGTGGTCAACGACATCACCGTCGACGCGCTGGTGCAGCAGGCGCTGAGCCACGCGCGCGCCGGCGCCGACGTGGTCGCGCCCAGCGACATGATGGACGGCCGCATTGGTGCGATCCGCGACGCGCTCGAAGCCGAAGGCCACGTGCACACGCGCATCCTCGCCTACGCCGCCAAGTACGCCAGCGCCTTCTACGGCCCGTTCCGCGACGCGGTGGGCTCGTCCGGCGCGCTCGGCAAGGCCGATAAGTCGACCTACCAGATGGACCCGGGCAATTCGGACGAGGCGATGCGCGAGATCGCGCAGGATCTCGACGAAGGCGCCGACATGGTCATGGTCAAGCCGGGCATGCCCTACCTCGACATCGTGCGCCGTGCGAAGGACGAGTTCGGCGTGCCGGTGTTCGCCTACCAGGTCAGCGGCGAGTACGCGATGCTCAAGGCCGCCGCTGCCAACGGCTGGCTCGACGAGCGCAAGTGCGCGCTCGAAGCGCTGCTCGGCTTCAAGCGCGCCGGCGCTGACGGTGTGCTGACCTATTTCGCACTCGATGCTGCGCGCTGGTTGCGCGAGGGCTGA